The genomic interval GAGTCCTTGAACCGGGTCGaaatcaagctccttaatctcctcccaaagctcatgttgtcgtaaatcgcgactagccatctgaaaaattaaaattaaataagtcagtacaaaatcgactaaccagtacaaaaccgactcaattcaatttatacaagcatagtaccaacataataaatcaagaaaaataaatcttctcgataTTCAGGAGTCTAAGTCAGCTGACCCATTGGATCGGCTGATTAGGAATCCAaatcctaagcttggtccattaTCCACAATTAGAACTGATCTAATTGGATAAGAATTTTCTGTACCTATGTTATGTTATTTTACAATCTAAGTTCATTTCAGCCAATTTAAgatttattgatcaaactcaggtctgtttgatcaaaccaatgtccattggtttaagtttgaataattagaacaaatctaatcatttgatcaaatttggTCCATGCCCACTAAAGCAACCCAAATAAATTCCAAATTGAATCAACTTGGTTCAATTAAACCAGCTAATAGTTTAATTTAAACTGTGTCTAATTAgtccaaattaatttaattaaatcaacataattaattaaatttagatcaataatcctaattttaattaattccaatatatatatatatatatatatatatatataaacacattAGCTTAAAAAAATTGCATGAAAaacaattagattttttttattcatgcggcaatttttttaaaaaaaaaatcttaatcctATTTCCTTCCACTTGTCTCTGTGAACATATCACACACCGCCATGTTTTTTTcgtttttgttttgaaaaaatcaaaacataaaCTTGATGTTCATCTTTTTCCCATTTTCTTTGGCGCACGATCTCATGCATGCCACCTCAACAACTGCACACCACCTTACCCGCCACGAATACGGGTCGCAATGAGAATTGAGAGGTGGCCACGAGCATTCCGTCGACCAACCTTGATATCGTCGCCGGAATTGGATCGTTGATGTTGATACGGATATGGATGTGGGGCATAGAGGGAGTTTGAGGAAAGGAGAGGGGCAATAGAATCTTTTCACTGTGTAGGATATTAAAGGAGGAGGGGGGCCGGGGGCACTGTTCACAAGGGGATCTCTTCTCCGGGCTTTCTGTCCACCGCCAAGAAAAAAGAAGGGGAgggcatcttcttcctctaatgCTACTCGTCGGCGCGACGCCGCCCTCCGAccgtcctcttcttcttcttcttcttcttccggccaacgcctcctctcctctctctctattTCTTCTTCCGCGAATAGACCACATCAAGCTCAAAGGGGGGCTGGTTTTGTGGGTTTGGGCTACCGCCTCCAAGGAGAAGGCTATCTTCTTCCTTTCCACAGCTCTTGCAGATGAGGATGTCGGTCGTCGGCTGCTCCTTCCCTTTCTTCCTCCAGCAGGTCGTTccactcctcctcctctcttcccgcTGCCAGCATCGCAGTCGGTCCTCGGCCATTCTCACGATGCCGTCGCCGAACAGACTGGTCACCGCATTTCCCCCTTTCCTCCTCGCCACGCCGCCATCCTTCTCCTCTTCACGACACATCCACCAGACCGACATCGCTCGCCTTTTCTTCCTCGTCGTAGCAACGCGCCATCATCGCCGCGATCTCTGTCTGCCCTCTCTAGCGTTGAGGGCCCAACTCAGTGCTGGCCAGCCCCCTTATCACCATCATCGACCATCGCTCACAGCCACTTCTAGCATCGCATACGGCTTCCGAGCCGCGGTCGAGTCCTATCGTCGTAGACGGCTTCAGATCTGCGTGGTAGTACATTTACGAAGCCTATTCGGTAGCCGACCCATGTTGACGAGTGTCTTCGGCACTATTTCATCCATCGAGCCCTTGTTGTGTTTAGGCCTTTGAGCCGCGATTGTGTTTCGGACTTTGTGATTTGTGTTTAGCCTCCTTGGTGTTATCATGTCTCGATCTGCGTGTcgatctcgtgtcccggcctgcgtgccgctagtacctcccggcctgcgtgccattagtacctctcggcctgcgtgccggtGTCTTATCCCGGGATGCATGTCGTCTTCCAATGTCGTGCTGCGTTCGACTCCTCACCGTCAGATCCAGCCTGATCAGAGTCAGCTACTCTTCCGGGTCAAGACAACTCGagtcgcgtcccatccgagggcgctccCTTGGGCGGGGGTACGTTTTTCGTACTCGTCCCTCATTTatctcattattatattattcacTTGTCACTCAtgtattcgttggatctgcctcgagcctcgAGGTACCAGAGATCGGGTCAACTCGGTCGTTGGTTGTATGGTAGCGTTGACCAggggacttttgaagacttggtcaacacagaagccatTTCAGCACACCCCTCCTTCGGGACATCGCGACTCGGTTAACATTCtcgccacctcacccgacggtccgtgtcacaccccggaggagtctctgtccgaagaaatttcggcagcatctcccctgtacggcggacaatatgaaacttttctacaagcactatatacctcagacacatgcggctggaataataacaataaaagaaaacaaacaccacgcagttaatatcaaattcagcctctggctgacacaaccacgcaaaacacaaaactgctagccggctaggcttacacatcCAACAACAAAtacgaaataccacataacaacatcaacactccaaaaataaaaaccagagtacagagctaaacaaactgatacataaaacaaataaaacatacgtgaaaccgataagtcttctgatgtgacgtggggaccagcagacaggatgctccaagcgacaccataaataacctggtacgaAAAGATAGTGTCagcgggggtgagttcaacaactcaataccaatggacatgagtagtaagatatatctaacagcaaacatggaacttcctaatcatatataggaatatgCAAACGAAGGTAACGAGGAAGTCTCACGAGAACTCCTATCCGGACAAAGGGTCGTCAAAAAAGTATCAATAATCAGTATGCAGTCAAGGTATGATCCAACCAAATCGTGACCAAacgcaaacacaatcacaataatataaatacatcaatgcgtatgatgctaatgatgcgtcttggtcacccccagtcagtcctctcacacaaatggcgagaccgagtgggtagggctatgacaaccgtgcactctggtcactactcccgatgagtgaccgagtggacggatcttgtcggagtactcctgtctgtgaccccaaatcataaatggggagctcaatgctctaactccggtacacgatgacgggaggtatctctgcggctaccacgccgagtcacGACCAAGAGCggcagagtccaccgtctgccggctactacgctgctacactaaatgccagcggagccaaacagagcggaactgtctgccggctaccacgttgagtcctcagaccaacggagccaaacagcagaaccgccacacaccggtctgatataccactaacccatgagtggtggtgtgtgcagtacatgtaactggcgatgtgctcaaccatagtggagccgacaatcacacagcatgcaatcatgatgcatgacactaagcatagcaaaactgatcaacatatccatatccatatatataaaatgagtactgtaaaatcgatggtcacataccaagatctagagtacacaggtcagatagaatatcaagaaCCTATGTCcggaacataataagtatggaatatcctgatcagcatagaaaaatccatatatacataatatgggtaccacagtatcagtaggtcaaatccaccgatctagggtatacaggtcctctatggtatagcaacctagatcctaaacatatctccttccataacatatgtaccaacaatatgcacatatcaagaatcaaggtctaggtacacgaatcatatatgatatacaaatagaggtacacaagccagtcatggcataaaacctaagtatcagacaatctcgatacacatgactgaaaccaaaagtccataacctagtcctaacctcagtaaaacatggtatgtcacttattctaaaaactaagatactcatggtaataaagtactcatggcaacaagatactcatggtaacaaatcacgagatataagtacggatacttcacaggcgacaaatctaacatgctatggatatcaaacagtgacataccaaagacaaacatgttcattgcttgtagttataaaatactatgcatatccaatgacaatatcataaaagataagtcaagaggtacccgcctcaaatataaGGAGcatatccagtccaaatccgacgtcaagatactcgtctcgcgtcaaagtcctgtgtcaccaacatacatatatttttatttagctacaactcaaatgcataaccaaataaaaatccttgagactcaattagggtaaaaccctaataaatCTAAGCATCTAGTACTCCAATTTATCAATAATTCGATACATAAACTATACCTTAAACTCATAGTCCCTAATAATGATCCACTGCTAGGGATATCGCTGCTGGAATATGATTAACTGCTGGAACCCAATAAATCACCTGCACTTCACTGTCCGTATCAAAATGAAACTCAAGACATCATTTTCAATTCGGTAACCAAATTTCCAAAATAACTCGAGCACCTTACCTTCTTTTCACCAAACTACTATTGTGCTACACAGCCGAAGAAGTAAGAGCAGCACATCCCTCTCTTGATTAGCACAGAACCACAACTTGGTTGCTTAGAAGAACCACCCAATCAATAACGTTCAACTTGGAGGACCAACAATTGTTCTCCAACATGTTGATGCTTGGTCAACAACATGATCATCAATGTTACATCAATTTCTTGTGTTGGCTTCACATTCCAATCAGCAATTCTCAAATCAGCAATGCTCTTCATGGTCAGAAATCCAACATGAATTACTTCACGTTGCTGTTCACTGCCAATTGAACAACAAATTCCCAAAACTCGCAAATTGAAAATCCTTACAGTAGcataccaaaatctacatctctgtTGTAATTAACAAGACCATTACCTGACCTTCTCCGGCGATGGTAGCAAGCAACAGTGGCCGGAATGCTCTTCTATCAGCCCACTGTCGAATCTCTAGTTCAATGTTGCGGCTGAGCCCGTGGTATCCAACcaaagctagggcacagagggcAACGATCTGTGGTGGTTCGGTCCTGGTGGCCGGcgacggtgctagggcacaggcgacgggGTGGAGAAGGCTGGCGGTGTGCAACAGTGAAGAAGCTAGGGCAGAGGTGGCCGATTGGTGATCTAGGACATGGCTTGGAAGTGGCTTCCGGTCGAAAGGGGCGGCGGCGCGTCCCGATCCCAGTGGCGAAgacagggaagaagaaaggaagagggagaggaggaatcgGCGTGAAGTAGGGCACCGAgagggaagagggagaggaaaggcGAAGCTCAGCCGTCGGCTCTCTGttccctggcgtcgtcggcgtcggcagaggagagggaggcggcggcggtttgcggcgccggttagggcacgcgtcGGGGAAAACTCGAGAGAGGAGACGCGAGTTTGAGGAAGAAACGGCGATGGAGAAGAAatgagaataaaagaaaaaagaaaataaaaaggaaaagaaaaataacttttcctcgcttaaatggggtagcctaaacaggctttcccgggccccatttttatccccgataactcatccatacgagctccgaaaaattcccgaaaaatttccaaaaattccaaaaaattcctttatcaatatttgcctattttcggtattttacagtccGTCTGACTAAGCTTCCGtacgggatcaaatttgacgcAATCTGTGGGAACcttctccacctgttctggaatgtgaagatggacgacattgggaggttctctgccattatcaaAGTCTCGGAGGATCCTGACGAACGTATTATCTTCttccctcactccacgggtattcgggagtcgaggaattgagttggagcttcagttggccgacaggttagtttttccattacatgttttccctgactccacgggtattcgggagttaagaGATCGAGACCAACCCTCAACTGGTTGGTACGGATCCTCGATCAGGTACGCTATGGGCTCTGCTCTCTTTTTACGGTTATAGGATCTGCTATATCTCCCTGATaagagtaagatcctagttccttgatcaaagactggggccttcgatttttgatcggacactaggggcccagctccccactcatacactagggacacagctccccgctcatacacttgagacacagctccccgatcattgactcgtagtacgacttcccgatcaggatctaagGGTCTCGCTCTTTTATTATAGGATAGGAGCCTTACTCTCTAATCAGGGACTAGGGGCTCAGCTCCCCGATCATGTGTGTTATAGGCTTTGCGCCCTTCgtcatgaggctctgcatcctcttactactacTGGCTCTGCACTACCGGCTCTGCACTAccggctctgcacccttcaccatggggctcaACATTCTCTTACTGCTATACTGCTATATGcactctattattattatatgctctGCATCCTTCACCTGTTTTGCATCCTCTTACATCTACAGGCTCTGCTATCTATACCCGCGGTGTTCTGCTTTCTTCTATGGTTACGGACTCTACTCCCTCATATTGCTATGAGCTTCACTCCCTTGGACGGTCAAAGTTCAAATTATTCTCTCCCTGACTCCGCGgacatttgggagtcaagggatcaACATTATTTCTCTCACTGACTGTACAGGCATTTGAGATTCGAGCCAGCCGGTTGACATCACTTCgccatcaggtatgataaaggctctgTCCTCTCATATTGCTATGGGCTCAGCTTCTATGAATTTCCAGACTTATCCTCCCCCAGTCGGGGTCGAGTTATCACCACTGATCtcagaccagagtatcaccaccaGTCTTGGATTGGAGTATTgctaacgatctctcggtcgagCTTCCAGACCAACTCTGAGTTGAGCTTCCAGGctaattcctggtcaggtctctagATTAGGTCTTGGTCAGACCTCCATATCAAgtcttggtcagacctccagatgaagtctgggtcagacctccagatcaagtctggctcagacctccagatcaagtcTGGCTCAGACCTCTAGATCAAGTCTGgctcagacctccagatcaattcttcagacctccagatcaattccttaTCAGATCTCCAGAACATTTCATGGTCAGATCTCCAGAACATTTTCCTAGTCAGGCCTCCAGAACATTTCCTAGTCAGACCTCTAGAGCATttcttggtcaggcctccagaacacCTCCTGGTCAAGATTCCAGATTCTcgccccagcgcaagttataagtgagcatgctctctcgCCCAACGACCAACAGGTCGGGTCCTAAACTcttgtcccagtgcgagttataagtgagcatgctcacacgccttcagactctcgccccagtgccagttataagtgagcatgctctcacgcctccagactctcgcctcagtgcgagttataagttagcatgctctcacgcccaacgaccggcaggtcgggtcccagactctcgccccagtgtgagttataagtgagcatgctctcacgcctccagactctcgccccagtgcgagttataagtgagcatgctctcacgcttccagactctcgcctcagtgcgagttataagtgagcatgctctcacgcccaacgaccggcaggtcgggtcccagactctcaccctagtgcaagttataagtgagcacgctctcacgcttccagactctcaccacagtgtgagttataagtgagcatgctctcacgcccaacgaccgataggtcgggtcccagactctagccccagtgcgagttataaatgagcatgctctcacgcccaacgatcggaaggtcgggtcctagactctcgccccagtgcgagttataagtgagcatgctctcacgcttccagactctcgcctcagtgcgagttataagtgagcatgctctcacgcccaacgactggcAAGTCGGGTCCCAgattctcgccccagtgtgagttataagtgaacatgctctcacgcccaatgaccggcaagtcgggtcccagactctcgccccagtatgagttataagtgagcatgctctcacgcccaacgacctctcggtcgacactgactcactcgccgctctgcccagTACGCATCACACTTGATTCACTTGTCGCTTTGCCCGGCACTCTCAGCTCATGTTTTCGCTCACtgctgttgctcggtcggcactgACTCACTCGCCGCTCTACCCAGCACGCATCACACTTGATTCACTTGCagctctgcccgacactctcaGCTCACGTTTTCACTCACTGTTGTTGCTCAGCTTCCGGATGGGATCAGCCGTCATCCACCATCGGAGATAAACTCCGTGGGTGTCTCTCAAGGCCTACGGCGTTAGCAATTGGGGAAGTTCGTGACATGGCCACGATATTGCCATGTGTTGGCAGTAGGCAACAAAATTGATCAGAGCGGCAAcaaacaagagcaagaagaaggggCAGCGATTTTAAACAGGAGATTTGTCTTGCATTTAGAACTAACtatgtgctctgataccattgttgataatTCTAAATGCATAAATTAAATCGAATTAAtacggtaaaaacttacagcgatctcccgtaaATCTGTAATCGACGACAGCAAGACTCGCTGTCAGAAGAACAATCGCAGGATCGGAAAGTTCTCCgcaattccacgaaccaaatcccatcACCTCAGATGTTCTCCTTCTCTCATTCTTATCTCTCCTCAAGCTACTGCCGAATGATCCTTGGATGcaccccttataaagggaaataacccaggggtataatggacttttccattaagagtagtggggAATGTGGGCATGTTCTCACGTTCCCACTTTCCCATTTCCTACATATACACCACATGATCTATTAGCTACTTCTGAACTCCTTTGTGCATGTTCATAATGCATCCTCCAGTTAGTGAATCGTACACTCCGTCCGTCTATCTGTCTAAAATTCTGTACAAAGTGAAGTTCTGCAGGAAGCGAAGTTCTGTACACATAACTCGTTGAAAACTCTACCAAGTAATCCAAAGAGTCAGTCTAACGAGTCAATAGTAAATGGACGAACTTAATTAATAGATCAATGATCACTAGGCATGCATGCAAGTTCCAAAAATGATACAGAGGATACCTACGACAAAGGATCTCTTAGTGGTTGTGTGAATTAACAAGAGCACTAAAGTTACTATAACTATCATGAACACCATCTCAAGTGCTAATGGTTTGATGACCTTCAACTAAATTATATTTACATGTGTAGATTGGTTAGGGAGAAGTTTTAGATGGTACAACAAATACGATAGATAGAGGAAAAAATTTAGGAAATGTTAATTACTTACACGGCCTTGGCGAGAAGCATAGATTAAGAAAATGGTTAGGTAGAACACTAATTCAAAAGCTATGTCGATACCATTTAAATGTCATAGTAATAATTACCAATGTAAACTTAATACACTAAATTTCATCTCTATTCAacaatgaatattattttttctttgctaataattctaaattaaatatgtttttttattattaacgATCGTTTTTGCaacgttaattttttttttttagtgattATGATTTCTTAGATTGAAAtctctttaaaatttaataattttttaaatttgatctttaattatttttttcaattcgAAAAAAAGTTTGTAattaatcaagaattaaaattttatgatatttaaaatatgaaacagtactttcaaaatagatttcatatttttttacaaatttaatttcatcatttaaattttttgaaaaaagttaaattttaaaattctaaagttctaataaaaattcttcaaatttaaaaagagaaagaGCTCGAAAATAAGGCTAAaagtatatatttatttttaatttttaaatttaaaattaataaaatattcttatacaatattatattattaatatatataatagatTGAGTTAAATAAACCGATTAAAATAAGATTAATCATTAATCAATGAGAAATTAATATATTCTATAAggataacttttttttaaaacaaaatttaaagatGTTGTTTGAGACTATTTATATACATTATCAAATTtagttatttgaaaaattattttatattttttaattattttaaaaatgttgaATGACAAGAtcatataattttaaaaactcttggaataaataaattattcaatTATAATTCGATGatcaataaataatttttttggtTAGATATGTTTATTTCACACTTCATGACGTAATACATCACGTAGAGACAAAAAACATAGATTGATTTGTTTAATCATTAATGCAAATTAATACAGGAAAGAATATAAAAAACAtatattaatcaaaatttaaaactcaaatctTTAGACGGGTAGCTCCACTTCTGCTCTAGCATCCTTATTCGATGTGGACTTGAAATAACAAGTATATAGAACTAGTTGGGCAAGGCCAAAGAGAGTCCCCAAACCATTTGGAACCTAATGAAAGAAAGTGatagaaaaatatatattaattgattgatcaaGATTATATAGATGGACTTAACTATGCAAATACTTACGAGGAGATTGATGTAGAAGGGGAGGAAACCATAGCTTGTCCAACAAACTCCATTGAGGAAGCTAGCAAGAGAAAGTGTGAAAGGCATGAACTCCACGCTTTTTGTTTGAATCACAAGTTTCTACAAAAGTATAATAATAAATCAATGGGGCTCTCACTTTCTCTCTATATATAACATATAATTCATTGTTAAATTAGGCATTGGATAGAAAGCTCTTACCATCACAACAAGAGGGGAGGCATACATGCAAGTTCCAAAGATGATACAGAGGATACCCACAACTAAGGATCTCTTAGTAGTCGTGTGGATCAACAAAAGCACTGAAGTTACTACAACTATCATGAACACCGTCTCAAGTGCTAATAGTTTCATGACCTTCAACTAAATTAGATTTATATGAGTAGATTGGTTAGGGAGATGTTTTAGATTGTACAAATATGATAGAGGAAAAAATAATAGACATGTTATACTTACGCGGCCTTGGCGAGCAGCAAAGATTAAGAAAACAGTGAGGTAGAATACTTCAAAGGTTATACCGATGCCATTGATGGTGATCACGAGAAGGCTATTGGGGTGGACAATGGGCAACCcatagaaaaaccaaagcaagcAATTGAGTAATGTAGCGAGGTAAGGGATTGGCGAAAATTTCTTCACATCCTTGCTCTTGATGATTTGTATATACGTCGGCCTATAAATTATGGAAGAGTTGCATTTAAATTAACATACAATCTTTCTAAGTAACTATCAAtaacaagaaaaataaagaagtttAAAATCTTACATGGGAGACAAAAACAAACCACATGAGATTACATTCCCTGCAATGAAGATAAGTTTTTGTTATTATAGATTATGGAAGATGcatgaaattattatttttttaaaagtataataAATGCATATACCTATTATTCCGATGATGTTGCGGATGATG from Zingiber officinale cultivar Zhangliang chromosome 6B, Zo_v1.1, whole genome shotgun sequence carries:
- the LOC121991192 gene encoding bidirectional sugar transporter SWEET5-like gives rise to the protein MIMNQSIIRNIIGIIGNVISCGLFLSPMPTYIQIIKSKDVKKFSPIPYLATLLNCLLWFFYGLPIVHPNSLLVITINGIGITFEVFYLTVFLIFAARQGRLKVMKLLALETVFMIVVVTSVLLLIHTTTKRSLVVGILCIIFGTCMYASPLVVMKLVIQTKSVEFMPFTLSLASFLNGVCWTSYGFLPFYINLLVPNGLGTLFGLAQLVLYTCYFKSTSNKDARAEVELPV